One genomic region from Biomphalaria glabrata chromosome 7, xgBioGlab47.1, whole genome shotgun sequence encodes:
- the LOC129927115 gene encoding uncharacterized protein LOC129927115 yields MSWAWVENPVGVSNNIVGVSNYVVVVSNYVVVVSNYVVVVSNYVVVVSNYVVVVSNYVVCVSNYVVVVSNYVVVVSNYVVVVSNYVVVVSNYVVCVSNYVVVVSNYVVCVSNYVVCVSNYVVVVSNYVVVVSNYVVCVSNYVVVVSNYVVCVSNYVVCVSNYVVVVSNYVVVVSNYVVCVSNYVVVVSNYVVVVSNYVVVVSNYVVCVSNYVVVVSNYVVVVSNYVVVVSNYVVVVSNYVVCVSNYVVVVSNYVVCVSNYVVCVSNYVVVVSNYVVVVSNYVVCVSNYVVCVSNYVVCVSNYVVCVSNYVVCVSNYVVVVSNYVVCVSNYVVCVSNYVVVVSNYVVVVSNYVVVVSNYVVCVSNYVVVVSNYVVCVSNYVVCVSN; encoded by the exons ATGTCCTGGGCCTGGGTTGAAAACCCAg TTGGCGTCAGTAATAATATTGTTGGAGTTAGTAACTATGTGGTCGTTGTAAGTAACTATGTGGTCGTTGTAAGTAACTATGTGGTCGTTGTAAGTAACTATGTGGTCGTTGTAAGTAACTATGTGGTCGTTGTAAGTAACTATGTGGTCTGTGTAAGTAACTATGTGGTCGTTGTAAGTAACTATGTGGTCGTTGTAAGTAACTATGTGGTCGTTGTAAGTAACTATGTGGTCGTTGTAAGTAACTATGTGGTCTGTGTAAGTAACTATGTGGTCGTTGTAAGTAACTATGTGGTCTGTGTAAGTAACTATGTGGTCTGTGTAAGTAACTATGTGGTCGTTGTAAGTAACTATGTGGTCGTTGTAAGTAACTATGTGGTCTGTGTAAGTAACTATGTGGTCGTTGTAAGTAACTATGTGGTCTGTGTAAGTAACTATGTGGTCTGTGTAAGTAACTATGTGGTCGTTGTAAGTAACTATGTGGTCGTTGTAAGTAACTATGTGGTCTGTGTAAGTAACTATGTGGTCGTTGTAAGTAACTATGTGGTCGTTGTAAGTAACTATGTGGTCGTTGTAAGTAACTATGTGGTCTGTGTAAGTAACTATGTGGTCGTTGTAAGTAACTATGTGGTCGTTGTAAGTAACTATGTGGTCGTTGTAAGTAACTATGTGGTCGTTGTAAGTAACTATGTGGTCTGTGTAAGTAACTATGTGGTCGTTGTAAGTAACTATGTGGTCTGTGTAAGTAACTATGTGGTCTGTGTAAGTAACTATGTGGTCGTTGTAAGTAACTATGTGGTCGTTGTAAGTAACTATGTGGTCTGTGTAAGTAACTATGTGGTCTGTGTAAGTAACTATGTGGTCTGTGTAAGTAACTATGTGGTCTGTGTAAGTAACTATGTGGTCTGTGTAAGTAACTATGTGGTCGTTGTAAGTAACTATGTGGTCTGTGTAAGTAACTATGTGGTCTGTGTAAGTAACTATGTGGTCGTTGTAAGTAACTATGTGGTCGTTGTAAGTAACTATGTGGTCGTTGTAAGTAACTATGTGGTCTGTGTAAGTAACTATGTGGTCGTTGTAAGTAACTATGTGGTCTGTGTAAGTAACTATGTGGTCTGTGTAAGTAACTAA